In Syntrophales bacterium, the following proteins share a genomic window:
- a CDS encoding acetyltransferase, with product MAKVVIFGTLDTAELAHFYLTHDSCHEVVAFSVTSDYIKNKKFKGIPVVPFENVEEIYPPEHYAFFVPMTAKNMNRIREKFYLLAKAKGYSLISYVSSRATVYPGAQIGENCFILEDNTIQPFTTIGNNVVMWSGNHIGHHGQIRDHVFFTSHVVLSGHCIVEPYCFFGVNATIRDGLHIAEGTLVAMSACVTKNTEPWGVYRGVPAKKGKILSKDLDF from the coding sequence ATGGCTAAAGTTGTAATTTTTGGAACATTGGATACTGCGGAATTAGCACATTTCTATTTAACTCACGATTCCTGTCATGAAGTGGTGGCTTTCAGTGTAACATCAGATTACATAAAAAATAAAAAATTTAAGGGGATACCAGTAGTCCCATTTGAAAATGTAGAAGAGATATACCCACCTGAGCACTACGCCTTTTTTGTACCGATGACAGCTAAGAACATGAACCGGATTAGGGAGAAATTTTACCTATTAGCCAAAGCCAAAGGATATTCACTGATCAGCTATGTCAGTTCCAGAGCAACGGTTTACCCCGGAGCGCAGATAGGCGAAAATTGTTTCATATTGGAGGATAACACCATCCAACCTTTTACCACCATTGGGAACAACGTGGTGATGTGGAGCGGAAATCACATTGGCCATCATGGCCAAATCAGGGACCACGTATTCTTTACCTCCCATGTTGTTCTTTCTGGTCACTGTATAGTAGAACCATACTGTTTCTTTGGTGTTAACGCCACTATCAGGGACGGCCTGCACATAGCTGAGGGAACCTTGGTGGCCATGTCTGCGTGCGTCACAAAAAATACTGAACCATGGGGCGTCTATCGCGGAGTACCCGCTAAAAAGGGTAAAATTTTAAGTAAAGATCTGGATTTTTGA
- a CDS encoding tetratricopeptide repeat protein, translating into MTETIKRDAANEMLRLLNTCKVHLKKQNLYSCLINFREVLKKALSTKMLAQDEKQVLEEINSFQKALFDSKIYRDFFGPATFHNNDLKTTLDFINMLIDVEEEEIRDKSKTLNDSQIVDSFVGNLSLEEKISFAKAALDRGDLGKAQEILEGDEEAANMLFELLVDLGIRFRKKREFEKAIREYHKALLIYPDDECVYYNMARAYLEMGAFDLAEIAIEKALELNPNFTQAIELRKYLKHQTSKIH; encoded by the coding sequence ATGACAGAAACAATAAAACGCGATGCAGCAAATGAAATGCTTAGGCTTCTGAACACGTGTAAAGTTCATCTGAAAAAACAGAACTTGTACTCCTGTCTTATCAATTTCCGGGAAGTCCTGAAAAAAGCTCTCAGTACAAAAATGCTAGCTCAAGATGAGAAACAGGTGCTAGAAGAAATAAACAGTTTCCAAAAAGCTCTTTTTGACTCCAAGATCTACCGAGATTTCTTCGGACCAGCTACATTTCACAACAATGATTTGAAAACCACCCTCGATTTCATAAACATGCTCATAGATGTGGAAGAAGAGGAAATACGGGATAAATCAAAAACCCTCAACGACAGTCAAATAGTTGACAGTTTCGTCGGCAATTTGAGCCTAGAGGAAAAAATTTCCTTCGCAAAAGCTGCTCTCGACAGAGGCGATTTAGGAAAAGCCCAGGAAATACTGGAAGGCGATGAGGAAGCTGCCAATATGCTGTTCGAGCTTTTGGTGGACCTGGGCATCAGATTTCGTAAGAAAAGGGAATTTGAAAAAGCCATTAGAGAATACCACAAAGCCCTTCTTATTTATCCCGACGATGAGTGTGTGTACTACAATATGGCAAGAGCCTATTTGGAAATGGGAGCTTTCGATCTCGCTGAGATAGCTATTGAAAAAGCATTAGAATTAAATCCCAATTTTACGCAGGCAATAGAATTAAGAAAATACTTAAAACACCAAACGTCAAAAATCCATTAA
- a CDS encoding acyl-CoA dehydrogenase family protein: protein MYVFSQITSDMLRLKNDASEFASKYIKPLTLNKSREFPLDLWNVIGEAGFLGLLIPKEYGGSEKGYLGMCLVGESLVASGHNLGLVLSIIVHNVIAKLVFDDISSENIKDKYLSRIASGLSTVSFAISEPEVGAHPKYLKTTAVKKEGGFSISGEKSHVTNGPIADYFVVIAITGTSGYRKMFSAFIVPCNADGLTLTQGIPVNSLHPSPHCGIKLENCWVSEDNTVIENHAYEKLVIPFRSAEDVGLMGPILGGMSYQLSHVVEKLKEHNRIKNIGEAGTETLGHIAYLDHTLRLIAYETALILDKKEGKHDVTPFVLSFRALSRRRSKIIERFVTKNNIPVCDDYEIITRDLWQLIKLASNVLLLKQRKIGEETIRCHQP, encoded by the coding sequence ATGTATGTATTTTCGCAAATTACCTCCGACATGCTGAGACTTAAGAATGATGCATCAGAGTTTGCGAGCAAGTATATCAAACCTCTAACCCTAAATAAAAGCAGAGAATTCCCTTTAGATCTATGGAACGTTATAGGAGAAGCAGGATTTCTCGGGCTCCTTATACCTAAAGAATACGGAGGTTCAGAAAAAGGTTACCTTGGGATGTGTCTCGTGGGCGAATCACTTGTGGCCAGTGGTCACAATCTTGGTCTTGTCCTATCGATAATTGTGCACAATGTTATTGCAAAGCTCGTATTTGATGATATCTCCTCTGAAAATATCAAGGATAAGTACTTGAGCCGCATTGCGTCCGGTCTATCCACTGTATCTTTTGCAATCTCCGAACCAGAAGTCGGTGCCCACCCAAAATACTTAAAAACAACCGCGGTAAAGAAAGAAGGAGGATTCTCAATAAGTGGTGAGAAATCTCACGTAACGAACGGTCCTATAGCTGATTATTTCGTTGTCATTGCCATAACGGGCACTTCCGGTTATAGAAAAATGTTTTCCGCATTTATCGTCCCTTGTAATGCAGATGGCCTTACTCTAACGCAGGGGATCCCTGTCAATTCTCTTCATCCAAGCCCCCACTGTGGTATAAAACTTGAGAACTGCTGGGTATCTGAAGATAATACAGTAATAGAAAATCACGCTTACGAGAAGTTGGTCATACCATTTCGTAGTGCCGAAGATGTTGGACTAATGGGACCTATACTGGGAGGGATGTCATACCAGCTATCCCATGTTGTTGAAAAATTGAAAGAGCATAATCGTATTAAAAATATAGGTGAGGCCGGCACGGAAACCCTGGGGCACATAGCCTACCTAGACCATACCTTGAGGCTCATCGCCTATGAGACAGCATTAATACTGGATAAAAAAGAAGGAAAACATGACGTAACCCCCTTTGTTTTGTCGTTCCGCGCTCTATCCAGACGGCGCAGCAAGATCATTGAACGCTTCGTAACTAAAAATAATATTCCAGTATGCGATGATTATGAAATCATCACAAGAGATTTGTGGCAGCTTATAAAGTTGGCTTCAAATGTGCTATTATTGAAACAACGAAAAATAGGCGAGGAAACCATAAGATGCCATCAACCCTAG
- a CDS encoding PAS domain S-box protein has product MKLFDVLNSPRYGAQSNEDIEVLREIVNYYRSLIAIMPGIVYRLDDQGRIISISDGIKQLGYEPDELIGKPFVDLIHPQDRFKSPYNFVEKSIGERRIKNLEVRFLVKSTGNLNNEITYRTMLLNARGQWNVPDEEIHRKDKKFICTQGIAVDITEQKKTALHLKQAAENFRNFIEESTLGIRIVTPEGKTIYANKAFLDLYGYDDLEEFKRTPVEQRYTKESLELHYKRRELRKKGIADPSEYEVDIIRKDGQVRHLKVFRKAIQWDNNWHYQVIYEDQTELKKAHEFLSKKEKFFRAIIENTSDVILIINENGFISYVSPSVVTILDYQLDELIEKELWAIVADEDIPRLKAEIEVAFSTQETPIPIHCRCKTKRGTQKFLSGVAKNLSHISAVGGMIINLRDVTEEKRAEDEKRRLESQLIQARKMEAIGTLAAGIAHEFNNLLMGIQGYTSLMLLSTDISHAHYEKLRGIEKQVQIGAELTKQLLAFSRQGRYEVEPTDLNRLISRMVSIFGKTKKEIRFHENYQEGLYLIDADQGQMEQVFLNLLINASQSMPAGGNVYVKTENIFIDTSFAAPYKIPPGNYVKITFKDTGTGIDEETKKRIFEPFFTTKEMGRGTGLGLATIYGIIKGHSGFIDVESEPGQGTTFIIYLPASKRSSTLRNNNLREETARGNETILVIDDERTVLEVTAEMLASLGYRVLTAENGESALTIFSEKNKEIQLIIMDMIMPDISAAELYERIREINPEVKVILASGYSMNGLARSILEKGVKAFIQKPYRLSELSTKVRNVLDESTANTFYTVNE; this is encoded by the coding sequence ATGAAACTTTTTGATGTTCTTAATAGTCCACGTTACGGTGCACAATCCAACGAAGACATTGAAGTCCTGCGGGAGATTGTAAACTACTACCGATCTCTCATTGCTATAATGCCCGGTATCGTTTACCGTCTTGACGATCAAGGTAGAATAATAAGCATTTCTGATGGTATCAAACAGCTCGGCTACGAACCAGATGAGCTAATTGGCAAACCTTTTGTAGACCTCATTCATCCTCAAGACCGATTCAAATCACCGTACAACTTCGTTGAGAAAAGCATAGGGGAAAGGAGAATAAAAAATCTTGAAGTGAGATTTCTAGTCAAAAGTACGGGCAATCTTAACAATGAGATAACTTACAGAACCATGCTCCTCAATGCAAGAGGTCAATGGAACGTTCCTGATGAAGAGATCCACAGAAAGGATAAAAAATTCATCTGCACCCAGGGTATTGCCGTAGATATCACCGAACAGAAAAAAACAGCATTACATTTAAAACAGGCAGCTGAAAATTTCCGTAACTTCATTGAGGAGTCAACGCTAGGAATCCGCATAGTAACTCCTGAAGGCAAAACAATCTATGCAAATAAAGCTTTCCTGGATCTTTACGGTTACGATGATTTAGAGGAATTCAAAAGGACACCAGTTGAACAACGTTACACAAAAGAATCACTGGAGCTCCATTACAAAAGAAGAGAACTTAGAAAGAAAGGCATAGCAGATCCTTCTGAATATGAAGTGGATATTATCCGAAAGGACGGGCAGGTGAGACACCTCAAAGTCTTTCGTAAAGCGATACAGTGGGATAACAACTGGCACTATCAGGTGATTTACGAAGACCAGACAGAACTGAAAAAGGCTCACGAATTCCTTTCGAAAAAAGAGAAATTTTTTAGAGCCATTATCGAAAATACGTCGGATGTTATTCTCATCATTAACGAAAATGGGTTCATAAGCTACGTAAGCCCTTCCGTTGTGACTATACTTGACTACCAGCTTGACGAGCTCATAGAAAAAGAACTGTGGGCCATCGTCGCAGATGAAGACATTCCCCGACTAAAAGCAGAAATAGAGGTGGCTTTTTCCACGCAAGAGACTCCGATCCCAATTCATTGCCGTTGCAAAACCAAACGTGGTACACAAAAATTTTTATCCGGAGTGGCAAAAAACCTTTCTCATATTTCAGCTGTCGGTGGGATGATCATTAACTTACGGGATGTTACAGAAGAAAAACGCGCAGAAGATGAGAAACGCCGGCTTGAATCGCAGCTCATTCAGGCTCGCAAAATGGAAGCTATAGGGACATTGGCAGCCGGCATTGCTCACGAGTTTAACAATCTACTCATGGGCATTCAGGGCTACACCTCTCTTATGCTTCTAAGTACCGATATTTCCCATGCGCATTACGAGAAACTTCGCGGTATTGAAAAACAGGTACAAATCGGCGCGGAACTAACAAAGCAGCTCCTTGCTTTTTCTAGACAGGGGCGTTACGAAGTGGAACCAACAGATCTAAACAGGTTGATCAGTAGAATGGTATCCATATTCGGGAAAACAAAAAAAGAAATCCGTTTCCACGAAAATTATCAAGAAGGTTTGTACCTCATCGACGCTGATCAGGGTCAGATGGAACAAGTTTTTTTAAATCTCTTAATCAATGCCTCGCAGTCTATGCCCGCCGGAGGTAATGTTTACGTTAAAACAGAAAATATTTTCATTGACACCTCCTTTGCAGCACCATACAAAATTCCACCTGGAAACTACGTAAAGATAACCTTCAAGGATACAGGAACTGGAATAGACGAAGAAACAAAAAAGAGAATCTTTGAACCTTTCTTTACAACAAAAGAAATGGGTAGAGGAACAGGTCTCGGTCTAGCAACAATATACGGTATAATAAAAGGACATAGTGGATTCATTGACGTAGAAAGCGAACCTGGACAAGGTACCACCTTTATAATTTACCTGCCAGCATCTAAGCGATCATCAACATTGCGAAATAATAATCTAAGGGAAGAAACCGCAAGAGGCAACGAAACAATACTCGTTATTGACGATGAAAGAACGGTATTGGAAGTAACAGCAGAAATGCTTGCGAGTCTTGGTTACAGAGTTTTGACAGCTGAAAATGGAGAATCAGCGCTGACAATTTTTAGCGAAAAAAACAAAGAGATACAACTCATTATCATGGACATGATAATGCCAGATATTAGTGCCGCGGAGCTTTATGAACGGATAAGAGAAATCAATCCTGAGGTTAAAGTGATTTTAGCCAGCGGCTATAGCATGAATGGTCTAGCCAGATCTATTTTAGAAAAAGGGGTTAAAGCTTTCATCCAAAAACCTTACCGCCTGAGCGAGCTTTCAACAAAAGTAAGAAACGTCCTCGATGAATCGACAGCGAATACCTTTTACACAGTTAATGAATAA
- a CDS encoding DegT/DnrJ/EryC1/StrS family aminotransferase has protein sequence MYNSNTIYVTKPSLPPLEEVIEILKKIWESRWLTNNGPYHQMFEKALSEYLGVKYISLFANGTLALMTALQALRITGEVITTPYSFAATTHALHWNGITPVFCDIEPNFCNINPEKIESLITPRTTAILAVHVYGNPCDVYRIQEIADIYGLKVIYDACHAFGVKLNGDSILNFGDLSVLSFHATKVFTTFEGGAIVCHDEKMKKRIDFLKNFGFADEVTVVGPGINAKMNEFQAALGLLQLKYIDSSIEKRKKLSEIYANKLSNASGIRTIKYQNHIRHNFQYFPIFIDRKKFGKNRDEVYDKLKKNNIHSRRYFYPLISQFPTYRGLPSASPSNLPVAEKITNEVLCLPMYDRLTEEEINQICEIIMDR, from the coding sequence ATGTACAATTCAAATACAATATACGTGACAAAACCTAGTTTGCCCCCTCTTGAAGAAGTCATAGAGATTTTAAAGAAGATCTGGGAGTCAAGATGGCTTACCAATAATGGACCTTACCATCAGATGTTTGAAAAAGCCCTTTCTGAATATCTTGGAGTAAAATACATATCCCTTTTCGCAAATGGCACACTTGCGTTAATGACAGCACTGCAGGCACTCCGCATCACTGGAGAAGTAATAACAACCCCATACAGTTTTGCAGCTACAACACACGCACTACACTGGAATGGTATAACTCCTGTCTTTTGTGATATTGAACCGAACTTTTGTAATATAAATCCCGAAAAAATAGAATCTCTTATCACACCAAGGACCACGGCAATACTGGCTGTGCATGTATACGGAAATCCCTGCGACGTTTACAGAATTCAGGAGATAGCGGATATATATGGACTAAAAGTCATTTATGACGCCTGCCATGCCTTTGGTGTGAAACTAAACGGGGACTCCATCTTGAACTTCGGTGATCTTTCCGTGTTGAGTTTTCATGCAACAAAAGTTTTTACAACCTTCGAAGGTGGTGCAATAGTCTGCCATGACGAGAAAATGAAAAAAAGAATAGACTTTCTAAAAAATTTTGGATTTGCAGACGAAGTCACCGTGGTTGGTCCAGGCATAAACGCAAAAATGAACGAGTTTCAAGCAGCTTTAGGTCTTCTCCAATTGAAGTACATCGACTCATCTATAGAAAAAAGAAAAAAGTTATCTGAAATATATGCAAATAAGCTTTCTAACGCAAGTGGCATAAGAACAATTAAGTATCAAAATCATATCAGACACAATTTTCAATACTTTCCGATATTTATTGATAGGAAAAAATTTGGAAAAAATAGAGACGAAGTGTACGATAAACTGAAAAAAAATAATATCCATTCTAGAAGATACTTCTACCCATTGATAAGCCAATTCCCCACATATAGAGGGTTACCGTCAGCGTCTCCCAGCAATCTTCCCGTAGCGGAAAAGATAACAAATGAAGTTTTATGTCTGCCAATGTACGATAGGTTAACCGAAGAAGAAATCAATCAAATCTGTGAGATAATAATGGATAGGTAG
- a CDS encoding GNAT family N-acetyltransferase yields MRAGYLSPTYACALKEFGEPFYLKNSGGWVLERKIPDCKETDAMGCYPLFLCEDWSALTLDFKEINREWVTLSIVADPFGNYTLEDLKTCFPDLVIPFKKHYIIDLQKPLKKYISEHHLRNTRKALNHVNVEVCPNAQNFLNEWLNLYSVLIKRHQISGISAFSDDSFAQQLKVPGLIAFRAFDESETVGMLLWYVNDNRAYYHLGAYSEKGYTLRASFALFWYSINYFRDLGLKWLDLGGGAGLREKPSDGLIRFKQGWSTGTRVAYFCGRIIDRRKYENILQEKKIPSTTFFPAYRVTEFGGTESKNG; encoded by the coding sequence ATGAGAGCTGGTTATTTATCCCCTACATATGCCTGTGCTTTAAAAGAATTTGGTGAACCCTTTTACCTGAAAAATAGTGGAGGGTGGGTATTAGAACGTAAGATACCCGATTGTAAAGAAACCGATGCGATGGGTTGCTACCCTCTCTTCTTATGTGAGGACTGGTCAGCTTTAACCCTCGATTTTAAAGAGATAAACAGAGAGTGGGTTACTCTATCAATTGTTGCAGATCCATTCGGCAACTACACACTCGAGGATCTAAAAACATGCTTTCCCGATTTAGTAATTCCATTTAAAAAACATTACATTATAGATCTCCAAAAACCCTTAAAAAAATACATTTCAGAACACCATTTGCGTAATACCCGTAAGGCATTAAACCACGTAAACGTTGAAGTCTGCCCAAATGCTCAAAACTTCCTAAACGAATGGCTAAATCTTTACAGTGTTCTTATAAAACGCCACCAGATCAGTGGAATAAGTGCATTTTCCGACGATTCTTTCGCACAACAACTGAAGGTACCAGGACTTATCGCATTCAGAGCTTTCGATGAATCCGAAACCGTTGGCATGTTACTATGGTATGTAAACGATAATAGAGCATACTATCATTTAGGTGCGTACAGCGAAAAAGGGTATACGCTGAGGGCTTCCTTCGCTTTGTTTTGGTACTCTATAAATTATTTCAGGGATTTAGGCCTTAAATGGCTAGATCTTGGTGGAGGTGCAGGGCTTAGAGAGAAGCCAAGTGACGGTTTGATCAGATTTAAACAAGGCTGGTCGACAGGTACGAGAGTGGCATATTTCTGCGGAAGAATTATAGATAGGCGAAAATACGAAAACATTCTACAGGAGAAGAAAATTCCATCGACTACTTTCTTTCCCGCTTACCGAGTAACTGAATTTGGAGGTACGGAAAGCAAAAATGGCTAA
- a CDS encoding MoxR family ATPase produces MPSTLDQKFSSIEAVQKGFREISYITSRHVATTVYLAYHLEKPILVEGPAGVGKTELAKTTAQYLGLPLIRLQCYEGLDEAKALYEWKYGKQLLYTQLLKDKLDSIISTEESFTASIEKLHRYDDIFFSYEFLEPRPLLKALQQREGSVLLVDEIDKADDEFEAFLLEILSDYQVTIPEIGTVKAVSKPFVFLTSNNTRELSEALKRRCLHLFIPFPTPELEREIIRVRVPGIGERLNHQIVTFIHEVRKLNLKKLPSISETLDWAKVLLMLNAESLNPELVKETLNIFLKNEEDIGVVEEKRYELTAIATKK; encoded by the coding sequence ATGCCATCAACCCTAGATCAAAAATTTTCTTCAATAGAAGCAGTGCAAAAAGGTTTTAGAGAAATTTCTTACATAACAAGCAGACATGTAGCGACAACCGTATATCTAGCATACCATTTGGAAAAACCCATTTTGGTAGAGGGTCCTGCCGGAGTCGGAAAAACAGAACTGGCCAAAACTACGGCACAATACCTGGGCTTACCGCTAATAAGACTTCAGTGTTACGAGGGTCTTGATGAAGCAAAAGCACTGTACGAATGGAAATACGGAAAACAGCTGCTATACACGCAACTCCTCAAGGACAAACTTGACAGCATCATCAGTACTGAAGAGAGCTTCACGGCTTCCATCGAAAAGCTACACAGATACGACGACATATTCTTCTCCTATGAATTTCTGGAACCCCGACCCCTATTAAAAGCGTTACAGCAGCGGGAGGGATCCGTTCTACTAGTAGATGAAATTGACAAGGCGGATGATGAATTTGAAGCCTTCCTTTTGGAAATACTCTCCGATTACCAGGTAACCATCCCCGAGATAGGAACTGTAAAGGCTGTGTCAAAACCTTTTGTCTTTCTAACAAGTAACAACACCCGGGAGTTAAGTGAAGCACTGAAAAGACGTTGCCTCCATCTGTTTATACCGTTCCCAACACCAGAATTGGAAAGAGAGATTATACGCGTACGTGTCCCCGGCATAGGGGAACGTCTCAACCACCAAATAGTTACCTTCATTCACGAGGTCCGGAAGCTCAATCTAAAAAAACTCCCCTCCATCAGTGAGACACTGGATTGGGCAAAGGTACTTCTCATGCTCAATGCAGAGTCGTTGAATCCCGAACTAGTGAAAGAAACACTCAATATTTTTTTAAAAAATGAAGAAGACATAGGCGTTGTGGAAGAAAAAAGGTACGAGCTGACAGCTATTGCCACAAAAAAGTAA
- a CDS encoding response regulator — protein MVPVILQTVPDDVSVYTRRILVVDDDDSTRELIVEELKQHGYRYICEARNGNEALKIIKEDQFDLVITDIVMPYIDGINLLQRLKEVSPSTSVIVITAKPATDIAVNALKLGAVDFLPKPFQLNELTYKVDVCLRSKCLDLESHSDTSGVFQSAEKKSFDYSIQSYIYESLENLEGNNEEIFSKMAELAIRVVDGDVCRIVIYDSQIGDFYTKVLRTTYGVVKEDIPPEALTPFLYQVFEKKEALLVNSFELPEISPSLIVVPLTIRGYVFGVLTVKRKPYMGSFGSKDLHYVTSLARRASLNIENRLLYESLYSNVLDTFRALISSIQLRDDYTEQHCMRVTKVSLETAKLLGLPEQDMETLKIAASLHDIGKIGIPDSILLKKGKLTEEEYSIIKTHSEIGEKMLASIALFEKERKIILHHHERWDGKGYPTNLCGEDIPLLSRIIAMADAYDAMTNNRPYRMAQDRGWAIKEIERNIGSQFDPQIFEYFKKAVASPE, from the coding sequence GTGGTTCCTGTGATTTTGCAGACTGTTCCAGATGATGTATCGGTTTACACTCGAAGGATTCTGGTTGTTGATGATGATGATTCCACTAGAGAACTTATAGTAGAAGAGCTTAAGCAGCATGGATACAGATACATATGTGAGGCTCGCAATGGAAATGAAGCATTGAAGATAATAAAGGAGGACCAGTTTGATCTTGTTATCACTGATATTGTAATGCCATATATAGATGGGATAAATCTTCTTCAGCGGTTGAAGGAGGTATCCCCAAGTACTTCTGTCATCGTTATTACTGCAAAACCAGCAACTGATATTGCTGTTAATGCTTTGAAATTGGGAGCGGTAGATTTTCTCCCTAAACCTTTTCAGTTGAACGAATTAACTTACAAGGTTGACGTTTGTCTAAGGTCAAAATGTTTAGATTTGGAAAGTCACTCTGATACTTCGGGAGTTTTCCAATCTGCGGAGAAAAAATCCTTTGATTATTCTATTCAGAGTTACATTTACGAATCACTCGAGAATCTTGAGGGAAACAATGAGGAGATATTTAGCAAAATGGCGGAATTGGCTATAAGGGTAGTGGATGGTGATGTATGCAGGATAGTGATATACGATTCACAAATTGGTGATTTTTACACTAAAGTGCTGCGAACGACTTATGGAGTTGTGAAAGAAGATATCCCGCCAGAGGCATTAACTCCATTTCTGTATCAAGTTTTTGAAAAAAAGGAAGCCCTGTTAGTTAATTCTTTTGAATTGCCGGAAATTTCACCTTCTCTAATTGTGGTACCACTGACCATAAGGGGGTATGTGTTTGGAGTGCTCACTGTCAAAAGAAAACCCTATATGGGTTCCTTTGGTAGTAAGGATTTGCACTATGTGACAAGTTTGGCAAGAAGAGCATCCCTTAACATAGAAAACAGACTTCTGTACGAGAGTCTATACAGTAACGTCCTTGATACTTTCCGTGCTCTCATTTCGTCTATTCAGTTGAGGGATGACTATACAGAGCAGCATTGTATGCGCGTCACAAAAGTTTCTCTCGAGACTGCAAAGTTGTTGGGTCTTCCTGAACAGGACATGGAAACTTTGAAAATCGCCGCTTCTCTTCATGATATCGGGAAGATTGGAATTCCTGATTCCATTTTATTAAAAAAAGGGAAACTCACCGAAGAGGAGTATTCCATTATAAAAACGCATTCAGAGATAGGAGAAAAAATGCTTGCTTCCATTGCTCTTTTTGAAAAAGAGAGAAAGATCATACTTCATCACCACGAGAGATGGGATGGTAAAGGTTATCCTACCAATCTATGTGGTGAAGATATTCCCCTCCTTTCTCGTATTATAGCTATGGCTGATGCTTATGATGCCATGACTAATAACCGTCCATACAGAATGGCCCAGGATAGAGGCTGGGCGATTAAAGAAATTGAGCGAAATATTGGTAGCCAATTTGACCCTCAGATTTTCGAATATTTTAAAAAGGCAGTTGCCTCTCCAGAGTAA
- a CDS encoding lytic transglycosylase domain-containing protein has product MSIDCSKSIGKVNQVVEPKASNQEKIFNGCKEKNTSNFKCLLKDILNSPVDLERVASESYLRFFWRRHCVSLTLKEMGDLAEEGVSRNEMFLAGVKKYLSMSNYRQRFEELGGYQFSTPFDSIIEEASKKYGIDEALIKSVIQVESAFRVDAVSPKGAMGLMQLMPETAKELGVSDPYNPVENIMAGTSYLRRLIDRYGGDLIKALAAYNWGPGNVDEYFDKMPEETRNYVSKVLRLYSLTV; this is encoded by the coding sequence ATGAGTATTGATTGTAGCAAATCCATCGGCAAAGTTAATCAGGTTGTGGAACCAAAAGCGAGTAATCAAGAGAAAATATTTAATGGATGTAAAGAAAAAAATACAAGTAATTTCAAATGTTTATTAAAAGATATTCTTAACTCCCCCGTTGATTTAGAAAGAGTTGCCAGTGAAAGTTATTTGCGGTTTTTTTGGAGGCGACACTGTGTATCCCTTACGTTAAAAGAGATGGGAGATCTTGCTGAAGAAGGTGTTTCTCGGAATGAAATGTTTCTTGCCGGAGTAAAAAAGTATCTCTCAATGTCAAATTATCGTCAACGTTTTGAGGAACTCGGGGGTTATCAGTTTTCTACACCGTTCGATAGTATCATTGAAGAAGCATCGAAAAAATACGGTATTGATGAGGCTTTGATAAAAAGTGTTATTCAGGTAGAAAGTGCATTTAGGGTGGATGCCGTTTCCCCTAAAGGTGCGATGGGTCTTATGCAACTGATGCCTGAGACGGCTAAAGAGTTAGGCGTAAGTGATCCCTATAATCCTGTGGAAAACATCATGGCTGGAACCTCCTATTTAAGGAGACTCATTGATAGATACGGTGGGGACCTGATAAAGGCCTTAGCTGCTTATAACTGGGGTCCAGGTAATGTCGATGAATATTTTGATAAAATGCCTGAAGAAACAAGAAATTACGTTTCTAAAGTGTTGAGACTTTATTCATTAACTGTGTAA